The DNA sequence GGTTAGAATCTCTATAGGGCTCTCgtagatgtggtagtctggaAACGAGGAGTAGTAGTTGGACTCTGTGTCGAATATCCACGAGATGCTGTTTTGCTTGAGTGGCGAGGGGCTGAAGTGGTTTTGGAGACGCCACTCCGTGAGCTGCTGCTGTGTGGGCTGCTCGGCCGTCACGTAGCCGCTGCTTGAGCTCCTCATAGACGCCGATCTTGATAGCGAAGACTTAAATGGCACGTCCACCTTTTTGGGTTCGTTATTAGTATTGGTTTTCTGTGAGAAGGACCGGTATGGAACTTGCGGGGGTAGCACCATGGCATCGGTCAGCTTGTGTTTAACTATCACTACCCGCTTGCTGCCTCGCAGGAGAATAGGATTCCTGATAATGATTCCGTAAAGCAGTATAGCCCCGAAACCCCCGGCTCCAAACAGAGCAATAACAAATATGTAAGCCTTGTACGCTTTTGGTGACGATTCTTCGTGCATTTCGTCTAATATTGATGCTGAGATTAAAGTACAGCTGTCGAATTGCAATATTGGTCCGGAATCGTCCATAGTGCACACGGTGTATGTCGAATTCATGTccacatttaaaattttcaaagtAGACGGCAATATTCcaatacaataaatttctTCTGGGCAGTTTGATTTAAACCATATTATTCCTAAATCGAAGTTGCCTTTAGATATTAACTCAACCATTGAAAATCCATGGTGTTCTATATAAAATGTTAGTTGGAATTGAGAATTTTTGGAATAGTTTTTGGCTGTGTCCGTTAATGATGATAAGATACCATATCCCATATGATGTATTCGGTAATTTAGACAACTGTATTGATTTCCATAGATAATTCTGCTGGGTACATTAGTATTTGACGTATTTTTGCACTTATTATCCATGACAATggacatatcattatgagtgcGACTTTTATCTAAATCAATAGGAGGCTTTGCAGTTACGACAGAAGTTATGTTCATCGCTTCACATTCCGCTTTGAACCTCGAGAATGACATGCCTCTATACACTTCTGGATGAAAACAAGTTAGTCCCATCAGCAAGGAATCACTCGTCATCAGATCCAAGTATTCTAAACCACAATAGCACACCCACAGGTTGTTTTGGAGCTCAATAGTCGGCGAAGGTCGCACAATGGCCAGGATACGATCGAATATGGTCCCTGGGACTGACACCAAGAAGTTGTCACTAAGGTTAATTTGTTGTATGTGTTCCAGGTAGTCGAATGCTCCTAGCCCAATGGAGGTGATTTGTGAGGAGCACAGGTTCAACACCCTGCAGTGGCGAAGATCTCTGAAACTGTTCCTGTTGAGTAAATCGCCGAAGCTATTGTGAGAGAAGTCCACAGAGTAGATGGACGGCAGTGTCGCGGAACCCGTGATGTTCGCGGGGTCCCAGCGGCCGCTGTACGTTATAGATATATTGACCAAGTGGTCTTCTGCCCCTCTCAAAGCGTTGCGTTTAATTCCTCCATTTATATGACAGTACTTGAGAACCAGAGACTCCAACTTCATAAGACCGATCAGCATATTGGAGTtccatttttctaatgtcaatCCCTCCAGTACAAGTTTTTTCACCTTTTTAGTGAAGGTACTA is a window from the Plutella xylostella chromosome 10, ilPluXylo3.1, whole genome shotgun sequence genome containing:
- the LOC105386670 gene encoding uncharacterized protein LOC105386670, which translates into the protein MSMLDNNRLIRKTTAAFSSAKKNTSCSRGWLRVAVQGTFCVITVASFILVLIMAIQRSSIEYDDYNKTKTCYTTSCTIICHEDNFDYEYEEEVYFAVLNGYECDAMTITFYKAMFPGGHLPLNWLTKIRADVTTLKITSGNLSYIHPHSFISTFTKKVKKLVLEGLTLEKWNSNMLIGLMKLESLVLKYCHINGGIKRNALRGAEDHLVNISITYSGRWDPANITGSATLPSIYSVDFSHNSFGDLLNRNSFRDLRHCRVLNLCSSQITSIGLGAFDYLEHIQQINLSDNFLVSVPGTIFDRILAIVRPSPTIELQNNLWVCYCGLEYLDLMTSDSLLMGLTCFHPEVYRGMSFSRFKAECEAMNITSVVTAKPPIDLDKSRTHNDMSIVMDNKCKNTSNTNVPSRIIYGNQYSCLNYRIHHMGYGILSSLTDTAKNYSKNSQFQLTFYIEHHGFSMVELISKGNFDLGIIWFKSNCPEEIYCIGILPSTLKILNVDMNSTYTVCTMDDSGPILQFDSCTLISASILDEMHEESSPKAYKAYIFVIALFGAGGFGAILLYGIIIRNPILLRGSKRVVIVKHKLTDAMVLPPQVPYRSFSQKTNTNNEPKKVDVPFKSSLSRSASMRSSSSGYVTAEQPTQQQLTEWRLQNHFSPSPLKQNSISWIFDTESNYYSSFPDYHIYESPIEILTNNETKSNVICMER